Part of the Nitrospirota bacterium genome, ACAGAGGACGATTACACTTATAGATAACTCTTCAATCATGCCGGCAAAAGAATTGTCATCATCCCAAAGCTCTTTAATGGATTACCTGCCGGAAAAGAAGATTGTGGTTTTAGATGAAATAAATGAGATAAAAAGTATTGCAGATGAATATTGGAAACAGATTTGGGATACCTACGGAGATTTATCAGAAAATAGGTCCGGTATTATGGAACCATATCAGCTATACTTATCTTCAGAAGAAGTCTCAGATTATATCAAGAGATTAAACACCGGCATCATCATAGAACCGTTAAAAATTGAAAATACTCTGAACATATCTGTAAGTACATCATCAGATTTATTCTTAGAAACCAGACGCGACCAGTCTCCACTTAAGGCAGCCCTGAAAAAATTAGAGAGCCTTAGAAAAGACTTCTCTGTCATCCTTATCTCTCCAACAGAAGGGCAGGCCCAACGCCTGCGTGATGTGATGGAAGAGCATGACATTCCTGCAACTGTAAAGCCGCCGGAAGGATTGGCCTCACTAATATTCAACAAAGATGGGATAATTCCAATCATAGCTACTTATGGAAACATCTCTTCCGGTTTCGTATATCCTGAAGGTCCAATAATACTGGTTACAGAGGAAGAGATACTTGGAAAAAGGGTTAAGAGGAGACCTACTGCAAAACCTAATGCCCGCTCATTTATCTCATCATTTCAGGACATAAAGCCCGGGGATTACGTAGTACATGTGTACCACGGTGTCGGGCAATACGATGGTTTAAAGCGAAAGGCCCTGAGCGGGGGTGAGGGGGACTTCTTATCAATATTATTTGCCGGTGGTGATTATGTATATGTACCTGTTGATAAACTGGAGCTTGTTCAGAAATACGTAGGGTCAGAAGGGCATGTACCGCATATAGATAAACTACAGAGTACAAGGTGGGAGAATACCAGAAAGCGTGTTCAGAAGGCCGTAGACGAGATTGCCTCTGAACTTGTTGAGCTATATGCTGCAAGGGAACTGATGGAGGGGTTTGCGTATTCAAATGATAACTACATGCTAAAGGAGTTTGAGACATCTTTTGAATATGAGGAGACCCCTGACCAGTTATCTGCTATTGAAGACGTTAAAAAGGATATGGAGTCTCACAAACCAATGGACCGCCTGGTGTGTGGAGATGTTGGATATGGAAAGACAGAGGTTGCCCTCAGGGCCGCTTGTAAGGCTGTAATTGATAACAAACAGGCGGCTATACTTGTTCCTACGACCCTTCTGGCCCAGCAGCACTTTCAAACCTTTTCACAAAGGTTCGCTGCTTTTCCGCTTAAAGTAGAAATGCTTTCCCGTTTCCGTACTGCTCAGGAACAGAAAGAAATAATAAAAGGTATTGCTGATGGGACGGTTGATATTATTATAGGAACCCAGCGGCTTCTCCAGAAGGACGTATGTTTCCAAAACCTTGGTCTTGTTGTAGTGGATGAGGAACAGCGCTTCGGTGTGGCACAAAAAGAAAAACTAAAACAATTGCGTAAGACTATAGATGTCCTAACACTTTCTGCAACCCCAATACCAAGAACTCTTCAGATGTCTCTGTTTGGTATAAGGGACCTCAGCATTATTGAGACACCGCCCGAAGACCGCCTTGCAATACGAACTGTGGTTGCCCCTTTTGACAAAAGGATAATCCACTCTGCTATCTTGCGGGAATTTTCACGCGGCGGCAGGGTCTTCTTTGTTCATAATAGAGTTGAAAGCATTAACGGCATCGCCGCATTCTTACAGGACCTTATACCGGAGGCAAAACTTGGTGTTGCACACGGTCAGATGAAGGAAAGCGTACTTGAAGATGTCATGATTAAATTTATTAATGGTGAATATAATCTTATGGTCTGTACAGCCATAATTGAATCAGGGCTTGATATACCCTCAGCCAATACTATCATAATTAACAGGGCTGACCTGTTCGGTCTTTCAGAATTGTATCAGCTCAGGGGACGAGTTGGAAGGTCCGGTCATCAGGCTTATGCTTATCTTTTGGTACCGGGAGAGGATTCCCTTACAGGAGATGCAAGGAAGAGGATAAAGGCTATACAGGAGTTAACAGAGCTTGGCGCGGGTTTCAAACTTGCCATCAAAGACCTTGAAATTCGCGGGTCCGGTAATCTCCTTGGGAAAAGCCAGTCAGGACACATATCATCTGTGGGTTTTGAATTATACAGCCAGATGCTTGAAGATGCTGTAAAAAAGATGCGGGGAGAACAAGTGTCGGAAGATATTAATCCTGTGCTGAATCTTCAGATATCTGCATTTATCCCGGAAAATTATATAGAAAGCTCTTCACAAAGACTCTCCTTTTATAAGAGGCTTGCATCTGTAAAAGAAGAAGATGCACTTAAATCATTAAAAGATGAAATGGTTGACAGATATGGGGTATTACCTCCTCAGGTAGAAAATCTTTTCCGGGTCATGGATGTAAAAATAATCGCTGTTGCCTCAAAAGTTGAAAAGATTGAAAAGGGAGAAGATGGTATATTTTTTACGGTTTACAAGAACTCAAATATTAATGCAGAAATAACTAAATCACTCTTACAGACTTTTCCGGGAAGGGTACGGTTTATCTCAGATTTTACATTTCTATTATTAAAAAATAAAAAAGATAAGGAGACTGAAAAAGGAATCAATGAAATTTTTGCTGATATAATAAACTGCTTGAAAGTTGTGGGACGTTATGTTTAAATTATCTGATTCAAAAGTACAATTTAACAATTTCCAAAGGAGCTATGATGAGAAAAAAGATTTTTGTATATGTAGTTGCATGTAGTCTGCTTTTCATTTCCACTGCTTGTGAAAAGGGAGAAAAAACATCGAAAAGTGGGGGCGGAGGCAGTGATACTGTTGTAGCCAAGATTAATAATGAAAAGATAACTCTATCTGATTTTAATGAGAGGCTTAAAGAAGTTCCGCAATTGGCACATGGAGGGGACGTTGACCTTCAGACTAAAAAAGGTTTTCTTGATAACCTAATAGTCAGGGAGTTACTTTATCAGGAGGCATTAAAGAGCGGCATAGATAAAGATAAGGAGACTGCAAAATTTATTGAAGAGATGAAGAAGAGGGTTGTTGTTGAAAGATTTTTCAAAAAAGAGATAGATGAAAAGGCAAAGGTCAGTGAAGAAGACCTGAAAAAATATTATAATGAAAATCCTGAAGAGGCAAAAAATCCTGTTGATGTCAGGGTAGCTCATATATTAGTAAAAAGCCGTGAAGAGGCAGATATGATAAAAAATAAAATTAAATCCGGCGCCAAGTTTGAGGATATGGCAAAGGCATACTCCATTGATCATGGAAGTAAGGTAAAGGGTGGAGATTTAGGATTCTTTTCCAAGGGGATGATGGTACCTGAGTTTGAAGATGCAGCATTTAAGTTAAAAAAGGGTGAGGTGAGTGACCTTGTTCAAACCAGATATGGTTTCCACATTATAAAGCTGATAGATAAAAAAGAGGGTAAGGCAAGGGGCTTTGATGAGGTTAAAAAAGATTTGGAAAACAAACTAATAAACAAAAGAAGAAAAGATTCCTTTGATTCTATGGTTGCAGGATTAAAATCAAAGGCAAAGATTACAATAAACGAAGAATTATTAAAACAGGGTTCTCCAGAGATGCCGCAGGGTCATCCGGAAATAAAATAATAATGGATGAGAATATAAGGCCCCCCTCCCTTGACGGGAGGGGGTTAGGGGGAGGGTGAGCTATGGAGATTTTTGCTTGAAACATGTAAACTTATATAATTTATTTTTAATAGCTTCAACAGCTATCCTTCTTTTTACCTTCTCCGAAGGTCTTGCAAAATCTTTTGAAGATAAAATTATTGCAATTGTAAATAATGAGATAATAACTGAAAGCGAACTTGAAGGCTCAAATTTATTTCCTGATAAGTCTGTTTCATCTTTAATAGAAAAAAAACTTCAGCTACAAACAGCACAGAAAAAAGGTTTAATAGCATCTGAGTCTGAAATATTATCCGCTATTGAGGACATAAAAAGGGTTAATTCATTCAGGAACGATAAGGAATTTGAAGATGCTTTATTAAGAGACGGATCCTCTATTGAGAAATATAAGAAGGACCTGAGAGACCAACTGATCATTCTGAAACTTGTTAATAAAGAGGTAAAATCAAAAATAACTATAAACAACAAAGAAATTGAAGATTATTATATTGCTAATAAGACGAAATTTTTACTCCCGGAAGAGATAAAAATTGCTTATATTCAAATACCTTTCAAATCATCAGATTCCCCAGAGGCAGTTCAAACATTAGAAAAAAGGATCAAAGATATGCTGAAGGATTCTAAGAATAATAATAAGTCCTTCAGTGAAATTATAAGGTCATTTAAAGGGATTCCAGAGGTTAATGTAAATGAAAATTCCGGGTACGTTAAAAAGGGCCATCTTTTGAAAGAATTAGATAAAGCGGCGTTTGATATGAATAAAGATGAAGTAAGTGATGTTATTACAACCGGATCAGGCTTTTATATTTTAAAGGTATTGGACAGAAAAACTATAGATTATAGGTCATTGAATGATATAAGGGAAGATGTAAACAATATGCTTATACAGGAAAAAACAGAAAAAACATACAAAGAATGGCTATTAAATATTAAAACATCTTCATATATAGAGATTATGTAAGAAGATAAGATCAAGTATTATTCTTTTACATTTCTTTTTATATTAAAAACATAGTAGTCTTAGTAATAGCCGGTATTATGTGGAAAAACTATATAACTAATTGTAAAACAAAAAAATTTAATTGAGATAAAACTGTGTATAAAGTGACCGGTTTATCCGGAATAGGTATTGCCTTTAAATTTTGAGTCTGTTATAGTATGTAATCCTCATTTTTAATCCTGAGACATAAAATTTAAGACAGCATAAAAATAAGTATCTTTTTGAAAAATAAGGTTAAATCAGTTATTAACACCTGTTAAAAACCTGTGAATAACTAAGTTAAAAATCAAATACACTAAGTATAAATTGACATGAATGGATATTAAATGGATATCTGGGAACTGAGTCTTAAAGAGATAGAGAATACCCTTACAAGACAGAGTTATGAAAACTGGTTCAGGTCAACCAAACTCCATTCTTTTCACGAAAATATAGTAGAAATAGGTGTTCCAAGTGCTTTTCTCGGTAAGTGGCTAAAGGATCATTTTATAGAAGTTATAGAAACTACCTTAAAAAAGGTTACAGGCATTGATAATTTAATCATAGAATTTGTTGTATGCGAGGACTTAAAAAAGGAGCTTGCTGAAAACATAGCACCGTCTACATCGTTCAAGAAAAAAAGGGATGATAAATTAAATCCCAAATATACCTTTTCATCTTTTGTTGTAGGACCAAGTAATCAGTTTGCCCACGCTGCAACAAGGGCTGTTGCAGAATCTCCAGGCAAGGTATATAACCCGTTATTTATTTACAGCGGGGTTGGGCTTGGAAAAACACATCTGTTACATGCAATAGGAAATCACATTCTAAACACAAAACCATCTTTAAGAATACTATACGTCTCTTCTGAACAATTTACGAATGAGGTTATACAGGCAATATTAAACGACAAGACAGTAGAACTTAGGGGTAAATACAGGAATAACACAGACATATTGTTAATGGATGATATACAGTTTATAGCAGGAAAGGAAAGGACTGTTGAAGAGTTTTTTCATACGTTCAATACCCTTTATGAAGCACACAAACAGATAGTAATTACAAGCGATAAATTTCCAAAAGATATACATAACATTGACGAGAGGTTACGTTCAAGATTCGAGTGGGGACTACTGGCAGACATACAACCTCCGGACCTGGAAACAAGGGTCGCAATTATAAAAAAGAAGGCAGTCGGTGAATTTCCAAATATACATTTCTCTGATGATATTGCCTTGTTTCTTGCGGAAAATATCAAGACAAACGTCCGGGAATTAGAAGGGGCTTTGATTAGATTAGGAGCTTTTTCCTCTCTTACAGGGCAGGAGCTTACACCTGAAATGGCGAAACGGGTTTTCAAAGACATAATCAGGGAAAAGGAAGAAAAGATAACACCGGAAAAGATTCAGAAGGCAATTACAGCACATTTTAACGTAAAGCTTTCAGACCTTAAATCAAAGAAGAGGACAAAGATACTTGTTGTCCCGAGGCAGATAGCCATGTACCTGTGCAGGGAACTGCTCAAGATGTCGTTTCCGGAGATTGGAAGACTATTCGGAGGAAAAGACCATTCAACAGTAATTTATGCATGCAATATAATAGAACAGCAAAAGATTAAGGACAATAATACAAACTTTTTACTTGAAGAGATTATTAAGAAGATAAAGGAGGGGAGCTGAGATGGAGAGTCACATACAGGGTTCAAACCTTAAATTTCAGATTGCAAAGGATGTTTTTTTCCATGCACTACAGCGTGTGCAGGGGATTGTTGAGAGAAAAAGCTCTATACCCATGAGTGCAAATATAAAGATTGAAGGAAGCGGGGATACATCAAAAATCTCAATAACTGCCACTGACCTTGATATAGGGGTACAGGGATTATATCCGGCTAAGATAATTAATAGCGGCGGGATAGTTGTAGCAGGCAAGAAGATGTTTGAGATTATACGAGAGCTGCCGTCAGGTGATGTTTCTTTTGAAGTAGAAGACAGGAAGCATGTAATAATCAGGGCAGGGAAAAGCATTTTTAAGATTAGCGGGTTTATTACAGAGGATTACCCTTCTCTGCCTGAGATGACTGAAGAAAGTATGTTAGCTACAGAGACCGGTGTTTTTAAAGAGATGATAAGAAAGATATTCTTTTCCATACCTGAGGCAGAGGCAAGGCAGGTACTTAACGGCGCGCTGCTTGAGATAGAAGAAGGGGAGGATAAGTTAATAAACTTAAAAATGATTGGAACGGATGGTCATAGGCTTGCTGTATGCGGCAGGACTATTAAAGGCGGCAATGCCTCTTATGAAAAAAGAGAGGAAGGACAACAGATAGTTATTCCCAAAAAGACATTAAATGAGATACGCCGATTCATGGATACAGAAGGAGAATTCAAGATTGGTATAGGAGATAAACTTCTATTCTTTAAGGGGGGAGATGTATATCTGACATCAAGACTAATAGAAGGAACCTATCCTAATTACAAACAGGTAATACCACAGAAGGGAGAGCATGAGGTACAGGTAAACAGGCTCGATTTCATAAATGCAGTAAAAAGGGTTTCTGTAATGTCCAGGGAAAAGACCAAGGCAATACTGATAGAATTTACAGAGGGAAAGGCAGTGCTCAGGTCCAGGGACCAGGAGATAGGAGAGGCCACAGAAGAGGTTGATTTAAATTACAAAGGACCCGGGATTACACTTGGCCTCAACCATCAATATCTCATTGAGGCCCTTGACTCAATGGAGGACGAAGACGTCACATTTAATATGCAGACCAATCTAAGCCCCTGTATAATCAAACAGGAAAGCGACCCTGATTCATTATGTATAGTAATGCCAATGAGGGTTCAGGAGGCGGAGTAAAAACAAACAACAAAAGTAACAAGGATGATGAATATAAGACCCCCTCACCCGGTGCCCCCCTCCCTTGACGGGAGGGGGGTAGGGGGAGGGTGAGCTACGGAGATTTTCAAATGAATAATTGTGATTCACTCTGTGCCTCTGTGGTTAAAATAATCTAAAAAAGCGAGGGAAAATGGAAGAACAGGAACAATATGATGCGTCTAAAATAAAGGTACTGGAAGGGTTAGAGGCCGTAAGGAAGAGACCCTCTATGTACATAGGAAATACCGGTATCGAGGGATTTCACCATTTAGTCTATGAGGTGGTAGATAACAGTATAGACGAGGCAATGGGTGGATATTGCGAGAATATTGAGGTTGTGATTCATATTGATAACAGCATTACAATAGTTGATAACGGCAGGGGTATTCCAACAGAGATGCACCCAACCCAGAACAAGCCTGCGGCAGAAGTTGTTCTTACGGTCCTCCATTCAGGCGGTAAGTTTGACAATGATTCTTATAAGGTTTCCGGAGGGCTTCATGGTGTGGGAGTTTCGGTTGTAAATGCCCTTTCAGAGTGGCTTGAGCTTGAAATAAAGAGGGATGGGAGTGTATATCAGCAGAGATATGAAAGGGGGAACCCTGTAAGTGAATTGACTATTGTAGGTAAAACTAAAAAACGAGGTACAAAGATTACCTTTAAACCGGATTCAGAGATATTTACTGAGACGGAATTTAGTTTTGACATACTTGCCCACCGTTTACGTGAGCTTGCCTTTTTAAACAAGGGGCTTGAGATATCCATTGCAGATGAACGCACCACCAAATCAAGCCTTTTTAAATACAAAGGCGGAATCGTATCATTTGTTGAACATTTGAATGAAAATAAAACCCCTGTTCACAACCCTGTGTATATATCAGATGAAAAAGGG contains:
- a CDS encoding peptidylprolyl isomerase — encoded protein: MMRKKIFVYVVACSLLFISTACEKGEKTSKSGGGGSDTVVAKINNEKITLSDFNERLKEVPQLAHGGDVDLQTKKGFLDNLIVRELLYQEALKSGIDKDKETAKFIEEMKKRVVVERFFKKEIDEKAKVSEEDLKKYYNENPEEAKNPVDVRVAHILVKSREEADMIKNKIKSGAKFEDMAKAYSIDHGSKVKGGDLGFFSKGMMVPEFEDAAFKLKKGEVSDLVQTRYGFHIIKLIDKKEGKARGFDEVKKDLENKLINKRRKDSFDSMVAGLKSKAKITINEELLKQGSPEMPQGHPEIK
- a CDS encoding peptidyl-prolyl cis-trans isomerase — protein: MSYGDFCLKHVNLYNLFLIASTAILLFTFSEGLAKSFEDKIIAIVNNEIITESELEGSNLFPDKSVSSLIEKKLQLQTAQKKGLIASESEILSAIEDIKRVNSFRNDKEFEDALLRDGSSIEKYKKDLRDQLIILKLVNKEVKSKITINNKEIEDYYIANKTKFLLPEEIKIAYIQIPFKSSDSPEAVQTLEKRIKDMLKDSKNNNKSFSEIIRSFKGIPEVNVNENSGYVKKGHLLKELDKAAFDMNKDEVSDVITTGSGFYILKVLDRKTIDYRSLNDIREDVNNMLIQEKTEKTYKEWLLNIKTSSYIEIM
- the mfd gene encoding transcription-repair coupling factor, with the translated sequence MFPFSEVIKEVISSNKVQTISGLWGSSRDLFLSLLFKEFKRSVVVITSTPEKAEQLLTDIRFYSSWLFSSDNDIRSLSPSPPPVKVRGISAAPSDNIPVFLIPFWELLPYDNIPPHPDIINSRMSAYNALLNGVNGIYIIPVQSLMLRTASPESLIDSVIGIRTGMQIERDSFIEHLVRFGFEPSEIVTGRGFFSVRGGIIDVFSHGEASPVRIELYGDTIESIRTFDPDTQRTITLIDNSSIMPAKELSSSQSSLMDYLPEKKIVVLDEINEIKSIADEYWKQIWDTYGDLSENRSGIMEPYQLYLSSEEVSDYIKRLNTGIIIEPLKIENTLNISVSTSSDLFLETRRDQSPLKAALKKLESLRKDFSVILISPTEGQAQRLRDVMEEHDIPATVKPPEGLASLIFNKDGIIPIIATYGNISSGFVYPEGPIILVTEEEILGKRVKRRPTAKPNARSFISSFQDIKPGDYVVHVYHGVGQYDGLKRKALSGGEGDFLSILFAGGDYVYVPVDKLELVQKYVGSEGHVPHIDKLQSTRWENTRKRVQKAVDEIASELVELYAARELMEGFAYSNDNYMLKEFETSFEYEETPDQLSAIEDVKKDMESHKPMDRLVCGDVGYGKTEVALRAACKAVIDNKQAAILVPTTLLAQQHFQTFSQRFAAFPLKVEMLSRFRTAQEQKEIIKGIADGTVDIIIGTQRLLQKDVCFQNLGLVVVDEEQRFGVAQKEKLKQLRKTIDVLTLSATPIPRTLQMSLFGIRDLSIIETPPEDRLAIRTVVAPFDKRIIHSAILREFSRGGRVFFVHNRVESINGIAAFLQDLIPEAKLGVAHGQMKESVLEDVMIKFINGEYNLMVCTAIIESGLDIPSANTIIINRADLFGLSELYQLRGRVGRSGHQAYAYLLVPGEDSLTGDARKRIKAIQELTELGAGFKLAIKDLEIRGSGNLLGKSQSGHISSVGFELYSQMLEDAVKKMRGEQVSEDINPVLNLQISAFIPENYIESSSQRLSFYKRLASVKEEDALKSLKDEMVDRYGVLPPQVENLFRVMDVKIIAVASKVEKIEKGEDGIFFTVYKNSNINAEITKSLLQTFPGRVRFISDFTFLLLKNKKDKETEKGINEIFADIINCLKVVGRYV
- the dnaA gene encoding chromosomal replication initiator protein DnaA codes for the protein MDIWELSLKEIENTLTRQSYENWFRSTKLHSFHENIVEIGVPSAFLGKWLKDHFIEVIETTLKKVTGIDNLIIEFVVCEDLKKELAENIAPSTSFKKKRDDKLNPKYTFSSFVVGPSNQFAHAATRAVAESPGKVYNPLFIYSGVGLGKTHLLHAIGNHILNTKPSLRILYVSSEQFTNEVIQAILNDKTVELRGKYRNNTDILLMDDIQFIAGKERTVEEFFHTFNTLYEAHKQIVITSDKFPKDIHNIDERLRSRFEWGLLADIQPPDLETRVAIIKKKAVGEFPNIHFSDDIALFLAENIKTNVRELEGALIRLGAFSSLTGQELTPEMAKRVFKDIIREKEEKITPEKIQKAITAHFNVKLSDLKSKKRTKILVVPRQIAMYLCRELLKMSFPEIGRLFGGKDHSTVIYACNIIEQQKIKDNNTNFLLEEIIKKIKEGS
- the dnaN gene encoding DNA polymerase III subunit beta — translated: MESHIQGSNLKFQIAKDVFFHALQRVQGIVERKSSIPMSANIKIEGSGDTSKISITATDLDIGVQGLYPAKIINSGGIVVAGKKMFEIIRELPSGDVSFEVEDRKHVIIRAGKSIFKISGFITEDYPSLPEMTEESMLATETGVFKEMIRKIFFSIPEAEARQVLNGALLEIEEGEDKLINLKMIGTDGHRLAVCGRTIKGGNASYEKREEGQQIVIPKKTLNEIRRFMDTEGEFKIGIGDKLLFFKGGDVYLTSRLIEGTYPNYKQVIPQKGEHEVQVNRLDFINAVKRVSVMSREKTKAILIEFTEGKAVLRSRDQEIGEATEEVDLNYKGPGITLGLNHQYLIEALDSMEDEDVTFNMQTNLSPCIIKQESDPDSLCIVMPMRVQEAE